The Henckelia pumila isolate YLH828 chromosome 2, ASM3356847v2, whole genome shotgun sequence genome includes a window with the following:
- the LOC140885063 gene encoding protein PATRONUS 1-like, translating into MERPLTLKPLNIQDENAAVQRKKAPVDGKSKSSKPVSKKGGAAPESRKALNDITNKTFVNLEASSPKKGKKKCDVVKDGCIRHVLGTEAPSKKNTINEKLNIAEEGFLHDHRKCMKAQIAAQELDFLETVFPGHDKAESRMEKAKRDLDISSLGCYPEPEEIPMPEFADWFKSWWKSPPSSPTHWDSPPVSPFSWDHDSIELTLKEEDESCE; encoded by the exons ATGGAAAGACCTCTCACTCTAAAGCCGCTGAACATCCAGGATGAAAATGCGGCCGTTCAACGAAAAA AGGCTCCAGTCGATGGTAAATCCAAGAGCTCCAAACCAGTTTCTAAGAAGGGTGGAGCGGCACCTGAGAGTCGTAAAGCTCTTAATGATATTACAAACAAGACATTTGTTAATCTCGAAGCATCGTCACCAAAAAAGGGTAAAAAGAAGTGTGATGTTGTCAAAGATGGATGTATCCGTCATGTCTTGGGGACTGAGGCACCGTCGAAGAAGAATACAATAAATGAAAAACTTAATATTGCAGAGGAAGGGTTCCTGCATGATCATAGAAAGTGCATGAAGGCACAAATTGCAGCACAGGAACTCGATTTCTTGGAGACAGTTTTTCCTGGACATG ATAAGGCAGAGTCGAGAATGGAAAAAGCCAAG AGAGATCTTGATATTAGTAGCCTGGGCTGCTATCCAGAACCAGAAGAAATACCAATGCCAGAGTTCGCAGATTGGTTCAAGTCTTGGTGGAAGTCTCCCCCCTCTTCACCAACACACTGGGATTCGCCTCCTGTATCACCTTTCTCATGGGATCATGACTCAATTGAATTGACACTTAAGGAAGAAGACGAAAGTTGCGAATAA
- the LOC140883502 gene encoding mitochondrial fission 1 protein A-like has translation MESKFGKFFDSVGNFFTGGDHLPWCDPDVIAGCEREAAEAEKDASEELRSESIMRLSWALVHSKRAEDVQRGIAMLEASLPRSSSPLKMREEIYLLAVGFYRSGDYSRSRQLVERALEIAPDWRQALSLKKAIEDKITKDGVIGIGIAATAVGLLAGGIAAALSTRKK, from the exons ATGGAATCAAAATTTGGGAAATTCTTCGATTCGGTGGGGAACTTTTTCACTGGAGGCGATCATCTTCCTTGGTGTGATCCCGACGTCATTGCT GGTTGTGAACGAGAGGCTGCTGAAGCGGAGAAAGATGCCTCTGAGGAGCTTAGAAGTGAAAGCATAATGCGCTTGTCTTGGGCTCTTGTTCATTCAAAACGTGCAGAGGATGTGCAACGTGGAATAGCTATGCTTGAAG CTTCATTGCCTCGCTCAAGCAGTCCATTGAAGATGAGGGAAGAGATTTATCTTTTAGCCGTCGGATTCTACAGAAGCGGGGATTATTCGAGGAGCAGGCAGCTTGTTGAGCGTGCTTTGGAG ATTGCACCTGATTGGAGGCAGGCATTGTCTCTCAAAAAAGCTATTGAAGATAAAATCACAAAAG ATGGAGTGATTGGTATTGGTATTGCTGCAACTGCTGTTGGACTCTTGGCTGGTGGGATTGCAGCCGCACTGTCAACTCGTAAGAAGTGA
- the LOC140882081 gene encoding F-box protein At5g46170-like, which yields MNPSEILGFDDDLFDRLPDEIVLSIFNKLHDAKYLCLSMSVCKRFHSIVPKVDQVFLSIPWKRGREVGKECEEVSSKNSFKNVVVRALMRFKPVRFISRMMRLRSRNGDNSCDDCSHYVPNDVLKPFDELRALHLRLPCHGFQKLGSRNGDSGGNSTTFLKWKAEFGSQLQSCVIVGAKSWSEKCANNHEDDSGEAEQESRVMTEAELKLRIVWTLSCLIAASARHYLIQETVKDRTMVENVVVSDESEQGMLCMNKEQIEEMKDSKGKGKGGILTDCRSLRMKIWYAEKMELPGCGKVMEGATLVVIRPDSGGDGKWRGRSNADLVAAAFGGDGDEKVVGEFARKLVLIKKCLTLEMNAF from the coding sequence ATGAATCCCAGTGAAATTCTTGGGTTTGATGACGATTTGTTCGATCGTCTGCCAGATGAGATTGTTCTTTCCATCTTCAATAAGCTGCACGATGCAAAGTATTTATGTTTGTCCATGTCTGTTTGCAAACGTTTTCATTCCATTGTACCTAAAGTCGACCAAGTTTTCCtctccatcccatggaaaaggGGACGGGAGGTCGGCAAAGAATGTGAAGAGGTTTCTTCCAAGAATTCGTTCAAGAACGTTGTTGTTAGAGCCTTGATGAGGTTTAAACCCGTCCGTTTTATTTCTCGGATGATGAGGTTGAGGTCGAGAAACGGGGATAACAGCTGCGATGACTGTTCCCATTATGTGCCCAATGATGTCTTGAAGCCGTTTGATGAATTGCGAGCGCTCCATCTCAGGCTGCCGTGCCATGGATTTCAGAAATTGGGTTCAAGAAACGGTGACAGCGGCGGTAATTCGACGACTTTTCTGAAGTGGAAGGCGGAGTTCGGGAGCCAACTGCAGAGCTGTGTGATTGTTGGAGCCAAATCTTGGTCTGAAAAGTGTGCAAACAACCATGAGGATGATTCGGGAGAAGCAGAGCAGGAATCGCGTGTGATGACGGAAGCAGAGCTGAAACTGAGGATTGTGTGGACGCTTTCTTGCTTGATCGCGGCATCCGCCAGGCATTACTTGATTCAAGAAACGGTGAAAGATCGGACGATggtcgagaacgtggtggtttcgGATGAGAGTGAGCAGGGGATGCTCTGTATGAACAAAGAACAGATTGAAGAGATGAAGGATTCCAAGGGAAAGGGGAAAGGTGGGATCTTGACGGATTGCAGGAGTTTGAGGATGAAGATATGGTATGCGGAGAAGATGGAGCTGCCGGGTTGTGGGAAGGTTATGGAGGGGGCTACGCTGGTGGTGATAAGGCCGGATTCCGGCGGAGACGGGAAGTGGAGGGGGAGGAGTAACGCCGACTTGGTGGCGGCGGCGTTTGGTGGGGACGGGGATGAGAAGGTGGTGGGGGAATTTGCCAGGAAATTGGTGCTGATCAAGAAATGTTTGACTCTGGAAATGAATGCATTTTGA